The genomic interval TATGCTGAAAGTGTGTGAAGCATTCCATTGGCTAGTTCAAACCATCCGCTCCCTttagctttgactacacatgctttaccttatctcttaagctgaaaccctagtctttccttagctatatattgtaactcttggtGATTAATGAAAGCAACacacgagtttatgagtctctctctctagttcatcatgataatctcatacactttctcttaaacactctaatctctcttaaatctctcttagacttctcaatacctttcatattctctaaagtcatatggtatcagagccaggttggctgtGGTATTGAGATCTTGTGTTCTTCAGCGTCAGATAAAAGTTCTTTCTTGTTAGATTCTAAACCAAGTTCAAGCAAATcaagatgggaggaaacaaggTCATTACGGTTCCGATTTCACTCAAGGGTGGGGGAAACTACCTGTTGTGGCCTAGGcttgtgaagacagccattgggaggctagggttatggggtcacatcacagatgaagctccagcaccagtggctagtgaggaagaaggtggaagagagctcgcggttgctgatggaaagaagtggattcaagatgacttgatggtgctatctgtgctgcaaggatcacttgaagaacatctcttggaagcctacagctactgtgagactccaaaacacctgtgggaggtactccaaaagacttttgggaacgttaccaatctgaaccgtgtgtatgagatcaagaaagctatcaagacactggtacaagatggagaggagttcaccaagcatttgggcaagtattgatccttgtggtctgagcttgaatcattgaggccaagcacggctgatcaagagctactcatggagaggagggaacaggatcaggtgtttgggttgctgtTGACGTTGGATCCTCCgttcaatgatgtgatcaaaCACATGCTGAGGATGCCAAGtcttccatccatggaggaagtgtgtgcacagcttcagaaggaggaagggtctCTTGGTCTCTTCGGAAGCAAGGGAGACTTAGCTCCAGccaacaaggctgaggaaggagcgCAAGCTAACCGTGCAGCATACAAGACTGATGAGAAGAAGTATGGTGATGAGAGGAGGTTTGGAGGCAAATGtaatcactgcaagaagccgggacacaagaggagccagtgctggatccttcatccccatctcaagccggccaagttcaacaaggatcgaGAAGCCAGAGCTAACCTGTCTACTGAAGCAAGTGAAGCCGGTCCATCAGGAGCAGGCTCAAGTGCACAAGTGGGTGAAAGCGCAGGCAAGGCAATGGCAACTCACTACACGGCCGCAAAGAGTTTGGAGCATGAAGTGATCCGCAAATCTGACattgatgccctcatcaaagctcttaaggagtctggtacaTTCGGAAACACTCTTGGTTACTCTTATACTGCTCACATGATGCCTAGGAATGAGAATAGGTTGATAGATATCATTGAGAAATTACAACTGAGAAATGAATCACCTAGAACTCATCTTGCTAGAggcataaaaccattgatttttgactctggtgcatctcatcacatgattagtgatgatagcttgatcaaaaacatagaacctgctcatggacatgtaatgattgcaaatggagatagaattcccattaaaggtgtaggagacctaaagctatttgataagaactctaaagcattttacatgcctgattttacctctaatctcttatctgttaaaagatgtaccaatgatctacaatgcaatgttatctttagtcctaacaatgtgacatttcaggatattgagagcaataagttgatcggacaaggagtaaccaagggggatctttatgtacttgaagacattaaccccatttctagttgtttgctgagttctgttttaagtaaaggtgcattatggcattctaggctaggacatccacatgttagagccttagcttaatgtttccaggtgtcatgtttaaaaataatgattgtgaggcttgtattttgggaaaacattgtaagactgtttttaaaagatctactactatctatgataagtgttttgatcttgttcactctgatgtatggactgctcctgcttatctagagataattacaagtactttgtcacatttatagatgagaaatctaaatacacctggataacactcattaaaacaaaggataggttcttgatgcatttaaaaacttccaatcttatgtatctaaccagtataatgccaagattaagattttcaggtctgataatggtggagaatatactggcaatgcattcagagtcacctagctcaacatgggattctacatcagacaagttgtccatacactcctcaacagaacggtgtagctgagagaaagaatagacacctaatggaggtggcaaggtctatgatgtttcatacaagtgtgcctaagagattctggagtgatgctgtgatctcggcttgttatctaatcaataggataccaaccaagatcctggaagatcaagctccttatgaagttctaacagaagcaaacctgtgctggatcacttaagagtctttggatgcgtgtgctttgtacttgtacccggggagctaaggaataagctagaagcaaagagcacaagagccatgttcattggctactcaacgtcacaaaagggatacaaatgctatgattcagaagccaggagagttcttgtgtctagagatgtgaagttcttggaggataagagcttttatggagatagaaagtgggagatcttgaagatttgtctcaaccatctgatcgagctacaagtcttaggcgtgtactggaaggacttggaatcaacatgtcccaggatcagcaaccatcaaaggagaatgaagctgaagaaccatcacaccatgatcatgaggggggaaatgaggCTGAGCCTGAAGATCATGAGGATCAAGACTCAGATAGTCATGGTCAAGGTGTGATACAAAGAGAGGAAGAATCCATACAAGAAGATCATGTGGAACCAAATGAAGTAGAAAGAGAAGCAGTTCAGCCTACGGTGGTCCAGCCTACGGTGGTGGAAGTGGAACAAGCcccattaaggagaagcacacggctaaagagagatgcttccaactgggtaaacacgagagtgtactacaatgctcaggCTGTGAAGCATCCCTCTCAGGCTGTGTGCTCATTTGCGAGTTACCCAAAGGAACATTGTGCATTCATTACAAGTTTAGATGAGAGCAAtgtaccaagatcatatgaggaagcaatgttacatgaagattggaaagaatcagtgggtgatgaagcaaatgctatgataaagaatgacacttggtttgagagtgagctgccaagAGGGAAGAAAGCAGTAacaagcaagtggatattcactatcaagtatctacctgacggaactattgagaggaagaagacaagattggtggctagaggatacactcaaacatatggggaagactacattgatacctttgctcctgttgccaaactccataccataagaattgtactatctcttgctgtgaatcttgagtgggagctgtggcagatggatgtgaagaatgcctttcttcaaggagagctagaggatgaagtgtatatgcatcctccCCCGGGTCTAGAGCACcttgtgaaacctggaaatgtattgagactcgagaaggctatctatgggttgaagcaatctcctagagcatggtataaCAAACTGAGCACTACCTTaaatgggcgtgggttcaagaagtctgaattggatcacactctcttcactctcactacaccctcaggtatcatctgtctacttgtatatgtggatgacattatcataacaggtagtgataaggctggtataaaagccaccaaggagtttttgaaatctgtgtttgaaatcaaagacttaggagaaatgaaatacttccttggaattgagttgtgtagatctaaggaaggattgttcatttcccaaaggaagtatacacttgatcttttgaaagatgcaggtatacaaggagataagacagcaaagatgcctcttgaagatggatacaagattccacgtgagggggagattgaagatagcaaggtctttcatgatccaaagctatacaggaagctggtagggaagctcatctacctcaccATCACAAGAccagacatttgctttgctgtgaaccaagtgagccagcatatgcaagtcccaaaggatcatcactggcgcatggtggagagactgctcttgtatctgaacgggacatcaagccttggagtttggatgggatgcaacaagagtactgaagtagtgggatattgtgatgcggattgggctggaga from Brassica rapa cultivar Chiifu-401-42 unplaced genomic scaffold, CAAS_Brap_v3.01 Scaffold1059, whole genome shotgun sequence carries:
- the LOC117131585 gene encoding uncharacterized protein LOC117131585, which codes for MERREQDQVFGLLLTLDPPFNDVIKHMLRMPSLPSMEEVCAQLQKEEGSLGLFGSKGDLAPANKAEEGAQANRAAYKTDEKKYGDERRFGGKCNHCKKPGHKRSQCWILHPHLKPAKFNKDREARANLSTEASEAGPSGAGSSAQVGESAGKAMATHYTAAKSLEHEVIRKSDIDALIKALKESGY